Proteins from one Xenorhabdus griffiniae genomic window:
- the hutI gene encoding imidazolonepropionase has protein sequence MSIELRDTDVIWRNAKLATMDPAIKNVDGESHYGMLEQHDLIVRDEKILAILPTDSVPANQCKVIDAEQRLITPGLIDCHTHLVFGGNRASEWEQRLNGVSYEEISAKGGGINSTVNATRNSSAQQLESVSQKRLNALMAEGVTTIEMKSGYGLDLINEEKQLKVVRALAQKNPIEISPTLLSAHAVPPEYKHDPDGYIDLVCDSILPTLWQKQLFEAVDVFCETVGFTLNQTKRLFATAKRLNIPVKGHVEQLSNLGGSELVAEYQGLSVDHIEHLDEKGIGAISRSGTVAVLLPGAFYFLRETQRPPIALLRQYGVPMAISTDFNPGTSPFASLRLIMNMACVQFGLTPEEAWQGVTIHAAQALGRAGSHGQLAAGFTADFIVWDARNPVDILYELGHNPLVYRIYHGEITHRNDLNGFN, from the coding sequence ATGTCGATTGAACTGAGAGACACTGATGTCATATGGCGCAATGCCAAACTTGCTACGATGGATCCTGCAATTAAGAACGTTGATGGTGAAAGCCATTACGGCATGTTAGAACAGCATGACCTTATTGTGCGGGATGAAAAAATCTTAGCGATATTACCGACAGATAGCGTACCAGCCAACCAATGTAAGGTCATTGACGCAGAACAGCGCTTAATTACACCAGGCTTAATCGATTGCCACACTCACTTAGTTTTTGGTGGCAATAGAGCCTCTGAGTGGGAACAGCGCTTGAATGGGGTTTCTTATGAAGAAATTAGTGCTAAAGGGGGAGGGATCAATTCTACCGTTAATGCCACCCGTAACAGTTCCGCTCAACAGTTAGAAAGCGTATCCCAGAAACGTCTCAATGCGTTGATGGCTGAAGGGGTGACAACAATTGAGATGAAATCAGGTTATGGGCTAGATCTGATAAATGAAGAAAAACAGTTAAAGGTTGTGCGGGCATTGGCACAAAAAAATCCCATCGAAATTAGCCCGACATTACTTTCTGCCCATGCCGTCCCACCTGAATATAAACATGATCCTGATGGCTATATTGATTTAGTTTGTGACTCCATCTTGCCTACTCTCTGGCAAAAACAGTTATTCGAAGCTGTTGATGTATTTTGTGAAACCGTTGGTTTCACTTTAAATCAGACTAAACGCCTTTTTGCAACAGCAAAACGTTTGAATATTCCCGTAAAAGGTCATGTTGAGCAACTTTCCAATTTAGGAGGCAGTGAGCTGGTTGCTGAATATCAGGGTTTATCCGTTGATCATATTGAGCATTTGGATGAAAAGGGTATTGGGGCTATCAGCCGTAGTGGAACAGTGGCAGTATTACTGCCGGGGGCATTTTACTTCCTACGAGAAACTCAACGTCCACCCATTGCATTATTGCGCCAATACGGTGTTCCAATGGCTATTTCAACCGATTTTAATCCTGGTACGAGTCCTTTTGCTTCCTTGCGCCTGATTATGAATATGGCTTGCGTACAATTTGGTTTGACGCCAGAAGAAGCTTGGCAAGGCGTGACTATTCATGCAGCTCAGGCACTGGGACGAGCGGGTAGTCACGGTCAATTAGCCGCAGGTTTTACGGCAGACTTTATTGTTTGGGATGCCCGAAACCCCGTTGATATTTTATACGAACTGGGACATAACCCGTTGGTTTATCGTATTTATCATGGCGAAATTACGCATCGTAATGATTTAAATGGCTTTAATTAA